A window from Caldisericota bacterium encodes these proteins:
- a CDS encoding DUF4115 domain-containing protein, translating to MVDIGKVLREAREKKDLSIREVSEQTLIREYYLEKIENNEFDKYDGFIHAYIRKYATFLWLNPVPLSTAYKELFSDEEEPKEQFVPILSRRNYKGIIIVALVIVSVVIVALFFSMKKVPLQEPDNSSVVAPAEEIKPDEITPIIPDEITPIIPDETVEEVARGINIIVHADAKCWVGVTIDGEYMQLFINGGESREFKGEESIKILFGNARHVYVTKNGQNIGQVSENKDVVEVIYRP from the coding sequence ATGGTTGATATAGGTAAAGTTTTGCGTGAAGCAAGGGAGAAGAAAGATTTATCCATTCGCGAAGTTTCAGAGCAAACTCTGATACGTGAGTACTATCTTGAGAAAATAGAGAATAATGAATTTGACAAATATGACGGGTTTATTCATGCGTATATACGTAAATATGCAACGTTCCTATGGTTGAACCCTGTTCCTCTTTCTACTGCATATAAAGAGCTTTTTAGTGATGAGGAAGAGCCAAAGGAACAATTTGTGCCGATATTATCAAGAAGAAATTATAAAGGTATAATAATAGTTGCACTTGTTATTGTGTCGGTCGTGATTGTTGCGTTATTTTTTTCTATGAAGAAAGTGCCTTTGCAAGAGCCAGATAATTCTTCAGTGGTTGCTCCTGCGGAAGAGATAAAGCCTGACGAAATTACGCCAATTATACCTGACGAAATTACGCCAATTATACCTGACGAAACAGTAGAAGAAGTTGCTAGAGGCATAAATATAATTGTTCATGCAGATGCGAAGTGCTGGGTAGGCGTGACAATAGATGGGGAATATATGCAACTGTTTATAAATGGAGGAGAAAGTAGAGAATTCAAAGGGGAAGAGTCCATAAAAATTCTTTTTGGCAATGCAAGACATGTTTATGTGACAAAGAATGGACAGAATATAGGACAAGTAAGTGAAAATAAAGATGTAGTGGAGGTTATATATAGACCGTAA